In Canis lupus dingo isolate Sandy chromosome 27, ASM325472v2, whole genome shotgun sequence, one genomic interval encodes:
- the C1RL gene encoding complement C1r subcomponent-like protein isoform X3, with product MSSSRCLVSQLGNDLWRSPQSTGCPGKMWWLLLWGVFQACPTQGSVLLAQQLPQQLTSPGYPEPYRKGQESSTDIEAPDGFAVRLVFQDFDLEPSQDCEQDSVTVSCGNRLRLTFRAPASSRDRTTGLHKGFLALYQAVEVSTPMGPPDHWFPTDVNHSRRPISQASGASKAISTRGDPDPLKIQNHCCREPYYQAVPAGTLNCTRQNPWKETQDRKELPHCVPVCGRPVAPIAQSQEAAGSSRAKLGNFPWQAFTSIYGRGGGALLGDRWILTAAHTIHPKDGVLLGKNRSVHVFLGHTSIDEMLRRGSHPVRRVVVHPDYRQHESRNFDGDLALLELQRRVPLGPSLLPVCLPEREALYRSGVWGYVSGFGVDLGWLTTELKYSRLPVAPRAACQAWLQDKQRSEVFSANMFCAGDKMRQQSVCQGDSGGVYVVWDERAHHWVATGIVSWGIGCGKGYGFYTKVLNYLDWIKGVMDGKD from the exons ATGTCCAGTTCCAGATGCCTGGTTTCACAGCTGGGAAATGACCTCTGGAGAAGCCCCCAGTCCACAGGCTGCCCGGGCAAGAT GTGGTGGCTACTCCTCTGGGGAGTCTTCCAGGCTTGCCCCACGCAGGGCTCCGTGCTCTTGGCCCAGCAGCTGCCCCAGCAGCTGACATCCCCCGGGTATCCAGAGCCATATCGCAAAGGCCAAGAGAGCTCCACTGACATCGAGGCTCCGGACGGCTTTGCTGTGAGGCTTGTCTTCCAGGACTTCGACCTGGAGCCATCCCAAGACTGTGAGCAGGACTCAGTCACAGTGAGCTGCG GAAACCGATTGCGGCTGACTTTCCGGGCCCCGGCCTCCTCTCGGGACAGAACCACTGGCCTCCACAAGGGCTTCCTGGCCCTCTACCAAGCTGTAGAGGTGTCTACACCTATGG GTCCTCCTGACCACTGGTTTCCTACAGATGTGAACCATAGTCGTCGGCCCATCAGCCAGGCTAGTGGGGCCTCTAAGGCCATTAGCACACGTGGAGATCCAGACCCCCTCAAGATCCAGAACCACTGCTGCCGGGAGCCCTATTATCAGGCAGTGCCAGCAG GGACACTCAACTGCACACGCCAGAATCCCTGGAAGGAGACACAGGATAGGAAGGAGCTTCCTCACTGTGTCCCTG tctgtggccGGCCCGTGGCCCCCATCGCCCAGAGCCAGGAGGCCGCCGGTTCCTCCAGAGCCAAGTTGGGGAACTTCCCCTGGCAAGCGTTCACCAGCATCTacggccgagggggcggggccctgcTGGGAGACAGGTGGATCCTCACTGCCGCCCACACCATCCATCCCAAGGACGGCGTCCTCCTCGGGAAGAACCGCAGCGTGCATGTGTTCCTGGGCCACACGAGCATCGACGAGATGCTGCGGCGGGGGAGCCACCCGGTGCGCCGAGTGGTGGTGCACCCGGACTACCGCCAGCACGAGTCCCGCAACTTCGACGGGGACCTGGCGCTCCTGGAGCTCCAGCGCCGCGTGCCGCTCGGGCCCAGCCTGCTCCCCGTCTGCCTGCCCGAGCGCGAGGCCCTCTACCGCAGCGGCGTGTGGGGCTACGTCAGCGGCTTCGGCGTGGACCTGGGCTGGTTAACCACTGAGCTCAAGTACTCGAGGCTGCCCGTCGCCCCGCGAGCCGCCTGCCAGGCCTGGCTCCAAGACAAGCAGAGATCCGAGGTGTTTTCTGCCAACATGTTCTGCGCTGGGGATAAGATGAGGCAGCAGAGCGTCTGCCAGGGGGACAGTGGCGGCGTCTATGTGGTATGGGATGAGCGTGCCCATCACTGGGTGGCCACGGGCATCGTCTCCTGGGGCATCGGGTGTGGCAAGGGCTATGGCTTCTACACCAAAGTGCTCAACTACCTGGACTGGATCAAGGGAGTGATGGATGGGAAGGACTGA
- the C1RL gene encoding complement C1r subcomponent-like protein isoform X4, with protein MSSSRCLVSQLGNDLWRSPQSTGCPGKMWWLLLWGVFQACPTQGSVLLAQQLPQQLTSPGYPEPYRKGQESSTDIEAPDGFAVRLVFQDFDLEPSQDCEQDSVTVSCGNRLRLTFRAPASSRDRTTGLHKGFLALYQAVEVSTPMDVNHSRRPISQASGASKAISTRGDPDPLKIQNHCCREPYYQAVPAGTLNCTRQNPWKETQDRKELPHCVPVCGRPVAPIAQSQEAAGSSRAKLGNFPWQAFTSIYGRGGGALLGDRWILTAAHTIHPKDGVLLGKNRSVHVFLGHTSIDEMLRRGSHPVRRVVVHPDYRQHESRNFDGDLALLELQRRVPLGPSLLPVCLPEREALYRSGVWGYVSGFGVDLGWLTTELKYSRLPVAPRAACQAWLQDKQRSEVFSANMFCAGDKMRQQSVCQGDSGGVYVVWDERAHHWVATGIVSWGIGCGKGYGFYTKVLNYLDWIKGVMDGKD; from the exons ATGTCCAGTTCCAGATGCCTGGTTTCACAGCTGGGAAATGACCTCTGGAGAAGCCCCCAGTCCACAGGCTGCCCGGGCAAGAT GTGGTGGCTACTCCTCTGGGGAGTCTTCCAGGCTTGCCCCACGCAGGGCTCCGTGCTCTTGGCCCAGCAGCTGCCCCAGCAGCTGACATCCCCCGGGTATCCAGAGCCATATCGCAAAGGCCAAGAGAGCTCCACTGACATCGAGGCTCCGGACGGCTTTGCTGTGAGGCTTGTCTTCCAGGACTTCGACCTGGAGCCATCCCAAGACTGTGAGCAGGACTCAGTCACAGTGAGCTGCG GAAACCGATTGCGGCTGACTTTCCGGGCCCCGGCCTCCTCTCGGGACAGAACCACTGGCCTCCACAAGGGCTTCCTGGCCCTCTACCAAGCTGTAGAGGTGTCTACACCTATGG ATGTGAACCATAGTCGTCGGCCCATCAGCCAGGCTAGTGGGGCCTCTAAGGCCATTAGCACACGTGGAGATCCAGACCCCCTCAAGATCCAGAACCACTGCTGCCGGGAGCCCTATTATCAGGCAGTGCCAGCAG GGACACTCAACTGCACACGCCAGAATCCCTGGAAGGAGACACAGGATAGGAAGGAGCTTCCTCACTGTGTCCCTG tctgtggccGGCCCGTGGCCCCCATCGCCCAGAGCCAGGAGGCCGCCGGTTCCTCCAGAGCCAAGTTGGGGAACTTCCCCTGGCAAGCGTTCACCAGCATCTacggccgagggggcggggccctgcTGGGAGACAGGTGGATCCTCACTGCCGCCCACACCATCCATCCCAAGGACGGCGTCCTCCTCGGGAAGAACCGCAGCGTGCATGTGTTCCTGGGCCACACGAGCATCGACGAGATGCTGCGGCGGGGGAGCCACCCGGTGCGCCGAGTGGTGGTGCACCCGGACTACCGCCAGCACGAGTCCCGCAACTTCGACGGGGACCTGGCGCTCCTGGAGCTCCAGCGCCGCGTGCCGCTCGGGCCCAGCCTGCTCCCCGTCTGCCTGCCCGAGCGCGAGGCCCTCTACCGCAGCGGCGTGTGGGGCTACGTCAGCGGCTTCGGCGTGGACCTGGGCTGGTTAACCACTGAGCTCAAGTACTCGAGGCTGCCCGTCGCCCCGCGAGCCGCCTGCCAGGCCTGGCTCCAAGACAAGCAGAGATCCGAGGTGTTTTCTGCCAACATGTTCTGCGCTGGGGATAAGATGAGGCAGCAGAGCGTCTGCCAGGGGGACAGTGGCGGCGTCTATGTGGTATGGGATGAGCGTGCCCATCACTGGGTGGCCACGGGCATCGTCTCCTGGGGCATCGGGTGTGGCAAGGGCTATGGCTTCTACACCAAAGTGCTCAACTACCTGGACTGGATCAAGGGAGTGATGGATGGGAAGGACTGA
- the C1RL gene encoding complement C1r subcomponent-like protein isoform X2: MSSSRCLVSQLGNDLWRSPQSTGCPGKMWWLLLWGVFQACPTQGSVLLAQQLPQQLTSPGYPEPYRKGQESSTDIEAPDGFAVRLVFQDFDLEPSQDCEQDSVTITASGMDPSRFCGQQGSSLGSPPGQREFVSPGNRLRLTFRAPASSRDRTTGLHKGFLALYQAVEVSTPMDVNHSRRPISQASGASKAISTRGDPDPLKIQNHCCREPYYQAVPAGTLNCTRQNPWKETQDRKELPHCVPVCGRPVAPIAQSQEAAGSSRAKLGNFPWQAFTSIYGRGGGALLGDRWILTAAHTIHPKDGVLLGKNRSVHVFLGHTSIDEMLRRGSHPVRRVVVHPDYRQHESRNFDGDLALLELQRRVPLGPSLLPVCLPEREALYRSGVWGYVSGFGVDLGWLTTELKYSRLPVAPRAACQAWLQDKQRSEVFSANMFCAGDKMRQQSVCQGDSGGVYVVWDERAHHWVATGIVSWGIGCGKGYGFYTKVLNYLDWIKGVMDGKD; this comes from the exons ATGTCCAGTTCCAGATGCCTGGTTTCACAGCTGGGAAATGACCTCTGGAGAAGCCCCCAGTCCACAGGCTGCCCGGGCAAGAT GTGGTGGCTACTCCTCTGGGGAGTCTTCCAGGCTTGCCCCACGCAGGGCTCCGTGCTCTTGGCCCAGCAGCTGCCCCAGCAGCTGACATCCCCCGGGTATCCAGAGCCATATCGCAAAGGCCAAGAGAGCTCCACTGACATCGAGGCTCCGGACGGCTTTGCTGTGAGGCTTGTCTTCCAGGACTTCGACCTGGAGCCATCCCAAGACTGTGAGCAGGACTCAGTCACA aTCACAGCCAGTGGGATGGATCCAAGTCGGTTCTGTGGGCAACAGGGCTCCTCGCTGGGCAGCCCCCCTGGTCAGAGGGAGTTTGTTTCCCCAGGAAACCGATTGCGGCTGACTTTCCGGGCCCCGGCCTCCTCTCGGGACAGAACCACTGGCCTCCACAAGGGCTTCCTGGCCCTCTACCAAGCTGTAGAGGTGTCTACACCTATGG ATGTGAACCATAGTCGTCGGCCCATCAGCCAGGCTAGTGGGGCCTCTAAGGCCATTAGCACACGTGGAGATCCAGACCCCCTCAAGATCCAGAACCACTGCTGCCGGGAGCCCTATTATCAGGCAGTGCCAGCAG GGACACTCAACTGCACACGCCAGAATCCCTGGAAGGAGACACAGGATAGGAAGGAGCTTCCTCACTGTGTCCCTG tctgtggccGGCCCGTGGCCCCCATCGCCCAGAGCCAGGAGGCCGCCGGTTCCTCCAGAGCCAAGTTGGGGAACTTCCCCTGGCAAGCGTTCACCAGCATCTacggccgagggggcggggccctgcTGGGAGACAGGTGGATCCTCACTGCCGCCCACACCATCCATCCCAAGGACGGCGTCCTCCTCGGGAAGAACCGCAGCGTGCATGTGTTCCTGGGCCACACGAGCATCGACGAGATGCTGCGGCGGGGGAGCCACCCGGTGCGCCGAGTGGTGGTGCACCCGGACTACCGCCAGCACGAGTCCCGCAACTTCGACGGGGACCTGGCGCTCCTGGAGCTCCAGCGCCGCGTGCCGCTCGGGCCCAGCCTGCTCCCCGTCTGCCTGCCCGAGCGCGAGGCCCTCTACCGCAGCGGCGTGTGGGGCTACGTCAGCGGCTTCGGCGTGGACCTGGGCTGGTTAACCACTGAGCTCAAGTACTCGAGGCTGCCCGTCGCCCCGCGAGCCGCCTGCCAGGCCTGGCTCCAAGACAAGCAGAGATCCGAGGTGTTTTCTGCCAACATGTTCTGCGCTGGGGATAAGATGAGGCAGCAGAGCGTCTGCCAGGGGGACAGTGGCGGCGTCTATGTGGTATGGGATGAGCGTGCCCATCACTGGGTGGCCACGGGCATCGTCTCCTGGGGCATCGGGTGTGGCAAGGGCTATGGCTTCTACACCAAAGTGCTCAACTACCTGGACTGGATCAAGGGAGTGATGGATGGGAAGGACTGA
- the C1RL gene encoding complement C1r subcomponent-like protein isoform X5, with amino-acid sequence MSSSRCLVSQLGNDLWRSPQSTGCPGKMWWLLLWGVFQACPTQGSVLLAQQLPQQLTSPGYPEPYRKGQESSTDIEAPDGFAVRLVFQDFDLEPSQDCPPDHWFPTDVNHSRRPISQASGASKAISTRGDPDPLKIQNHCCREPYYQAVPAGTLNCTRQNPWKETQDRKELPHCVPVCGRPVAPIAQSQEAAGSSRAKLGNFPWQAFTSIYGRGGGALLGDRWILTAAHTIHPKDGVLLGKNRSVHVFLGHTSIDEMLRRGSHPVRRVVVHPDYRQHESRNFDGDLALLELQRRVPLGPSLLPVCLPEREALYRSGVWGYVSGFGVDLGWLTTELKYSRLPVAPRAACQAWLQDKQRSEVFSANMFCAGDKMRQQSVCQGDSGGVYVVWDERAHHWVATGIVSWGIGCGKGYGFYTKVLNYLDWIKGVMDGKD; translated from the exons ATGTCCAGTTCCAGATGCCTGGTTTCACAGCTGGGAAATGACCTCTGGAGAAGCCCCCAGTCCACAGGCTGCCCGGGCAAGAT GTGGTGGCTACTCCTCTGGGGAGTCTTCCAGGCTTGCCCCACGCAGGGCTCCGTGCTCTTGGCCCAGCAGCTGCCCCAGCAGCTGACATCCCCCGGGTATCCAGAGCCATATCGCAAAGGCCAAGAGAGCTCCACTGACATCGAGGCTCCGGACGGCTTTGCTGTGAGGCTTGTCTTCCAGGACTTCGACCTGGAGCCATCCCAAGACT GTCCTCCTGACCACTGGTTTCCTACAGATGTGAACCATAGTCGTCGGCCCATCAGCCAGGCTAGTGGGGCCTCTAAGGCCATTAGCACACGTGGAGATCCAGACCCCCTCAAGATCCAGAACCACTGCTGCCGGGAGCCCTATTATCAGGCAGTGCCAGCAG GGACACTCAACTGCACACGCCAGAATCCCTGGAAGGAGACACAGGATAGGAAGGAGCTTCCTCACTGTGTCCCTG tctgtggccGGCCCGTGGCCCCCATCGCCCAGAGCCAGGAGGCCGCCGGTTCCTCCAGAGCCAAGTTGGGGAACTTCCCCTGGCAAGCGTTCACCAGCATCTacggccgagggggcggggccctgcTGGGAGACAGGTGGATCCTCACTGCCGCCCACACCATCCATCCCAAGGACGGCGTCCTCCTCGGGAAGAACCGCAGCGTGCATGTGTTCCTGGGCCACACGAGCATCGACGAGATGCTGCGGCGGGGGAGCCACCCGGTGCGCCGAGTGGTGGTGCACCCGGACTACCGCCAGCACGAGTCCCGCAACTTCGACGGGGACCTGGCGCTCCTGGAGCTCCAGCGCCGCGTGCCGCTCGGGCCCAGCCTGCTCCCCGTCTGCCTGCCCGAGCGCGAGGCCCTCTACCGCAGCGGCGTGTGGGGCTACGTCAGCGGCTTCGGCGTGGACCTGGGCTGGTTAACCACTGAGCTCAAGTACTCGAGGCTGCCCGTCGCCCCGCGAGCCGCCTGCCAGGCCTGGCTCCAAGACAAGCAGAGATCCGAGGTGTTTTCTGCCAACATGTTCTGCGCTGGGGATAAGATGAGGCAGCAGAGCGTCTGCCAGGGGGACAGTGGCGGCGTCTATGTGGTATGGGATGAGCGTGCCCATCACTGGGTGGCCACGGGCATCGTCTCCTGGGGCATCGGGTGTGGCAAGGGCTATGGCTTCTACACCAAAGTGCTCAACTACCTGGACTGGATCAAGGGAGTGATGGATGGGAAGGACTGA
- the C1RL gene encoding complement C1r subcomponent-like protein isoform X6, with the protein MSSSRCLVSQLGNDLWRSPQSTGCPGKMWWLLLWGVFQACPTQGSVLLAQQLPQQLTSPGYPEPYRKGQESSTDIEAPDGFAVRLVFQDFDLEPSQDYVNHSRRPISQASGASKAISTRGDPDPLKIQNHCCREPYYQAVPAGTLNCTRQNPWKETQDRKELPHCVPVCGRPVAPIAQSQEAAGSSRAKLGNFPWQAFTSIYGRGGGALLGDRWILTAAHTIHPKDGVLLGKNRSVHVFLGHTSIDEMLRRGSHPVRRVVVHPDYRQHESRNFDGDLALLELQRRVPLGPSLLPVCLPEREALYRSGVWGYVSGFGVDLGWLTTELKYSRLPVAPRAACQAWLQDKQRSEVFSANMFCAGDKMRQQSVCQGDSGGVYVVWDERAHHWVATGIVSWGIGCGKGYGFYTKVLNYLDWIKGVMDGKD; encoded by the exons ATGTCCAGTTCCAGATGCCTGGTTTCACAGCTGGGAAATGACCTCTGGAGAAGCCCCCAGTCCACAGGCTGCCCGGGCAAGAT GTGGTGGCTACTCCTCTGGGGAGTCTTCCAGGCTTGCCCCACGCAGGGCTCCGTGCTCTTGGCCCAGCAGCTGCCCCAGCAGCTGACATCCCCCGGGTATCCAGAGCCATATCGCAAAGGCCAAGAGAGCTCCACTGACATCGAGGCTCCGGACGGCTTTGCTGTGAGGCTTGTCTTCCAGGACTTCGACCTGGAGCCATCCCAAGACT ATGTGAACCATAGTCGTCGGCCCATCAGCCAGGCTAGTGGGGCCTCTAAGGCCATTAGCACACGTGGAGATCCAGACCCCCTCAAGATCCAGAACCACTGCTGCCGGGAGCCCTATTATCAGGCAGTGCCAGCAG GGACACTCAACTGCACACGCCAGAATCCCTGGAAGGAGACACAGGATAGGAAGGAGCTTCCTCACTGTGTCCCTG tctgtggccGGCCCGTGGCCCCCATCGCCCAGAGCCAGGAGGCCGCCGGTTCCTCCAGAGCCAAGTTGGGGAACTTCCCCTGGCAAGCGTTCACCAGCATCTacggccgagggggcggggccctgcTGGGAGACAGGTGGATCCTCACTGCCGCCCACACCATCCATCCCAAGGACGGCGTCCTCCTCGGGAAGAACCGCAGCGTGCATGTGTTCCTGGGCCACACGAGCATCGACGAGATGCTGCGGCGGGGGAGCCACCCGGTGCGCCGAGTGGTGGTGCACCCGGACTACCGCCAGCACGAGTCCCGCAACTTCGACGGGGACCTGGCGCTCCTGGAGCTCCAGCGCCGCGTGCCGCTCGGGCCCAGCCTGCTCCCCGTCTGCCTGCCCGAGCGCGAGGCCCTCTACCGCAGCGGCGTGTGGGGCTACGTCAGCGGCTTCGGCGTGGACCTGGGCTGGTTAACCACTGAGCTCAAGTACTCGAGGCTGCCCGTCGCCCCGCGAGCCGCCTGCCAGGCCTGGCTCCAAGACAAGCAGAGATCCGAGGTGTTTTCTGCCAACATGTTCTGCGCTGGGGATAAGATGAGGCAGCAGAGCGTCTGCCAGGGGGACAGTGGCGGCGTCTATGTGGTATGGGATGAGCGTGCCCATCACTGGGTGGCCACGGGCATCGTCTCCTGGGGCATCGGGTGTGGCAAGGGCTATGGCTTCTACACCAAAGTGCTCAACTACCTGGACTGGATCAAGGGAGTGATGGATGGGAAGGACTGA
- the C1RL gene encoding complement C1r subcomponent-like protein isoform X1, with translation MSSSRCLVSQLGNDLWRSPQSTGCPGKMWWLLLWGVFQACPTQGSVLLAQQLPQQLTSPGYPEPYRKGQESSTDIEAPDGFAVRLVFQDFDLEPSQDCEQDSVTITASGMDPSRFCGQQGSSLGSPPGQREFVSPGNRLRLTFRAPASSRDRTTGLHKGFLALYQAVEVSTPMGPPDHWFPTDVNHSRRPISQASGASKAISTRGDPDPLKIQNHCCREPYYQAVPAGTLNCTRQNPWKETQDRKELPHCVPVCGRPVAPIAQSQEAAGSSRAKLGNFPWQAFTSIYGRGGGALLGDRWILTAAHTIHPKDGVLLGKNRSVHVFLGHTSIDEMLRRGSHPVRRVVVHPDYRQHESRNFDGDLALLELQRRVPLGPSLLPVCLPEREALYRSGVWGYVSGFGVDLGWLTTELKYSRLPVAPRAACQAWLQDKQRSEVFSANMFCAGDKMRQQSVCQGDSGGVYVVWDERAHHWVATGIVSWGIGCGKGYGFYTKVLNYLDWIKGVMDGKD, from the exons ATGTCCAGTTCCAGATGCCTGGTTTCACAGCTGGGAAATGACCTCTGGAGAAGCCCCCAGTCCACAGGCTGCCCGGGCAAGAT GTGGTGGCTACTCCTCTGGGGAGTCTTCCAGGCTTGCCCCACGCAGGGCTCCGTGCTCTTGGCCCAGCAGCTGCCCCAGCAGCTGACATCCCCCGGGTATCCAGAGCCATATCGCAAAGGCCAAGAGAGCTCCACTGACATCGAGGCTCCGGACGGCTTTGCTGTGAGGCTTGTCTTCCAGGACTTCGACCTGGAGCCATCCCAAGACTGTGAGCAGGACTCAGTCACA aTCACAGCCAGTGGGATGGATCCAAGTCGGTTCTGTGGGCAACAGGGCTCCTCGCTGGGCAGCCCCCCTGGTCAGAGGGAGTTTGTTTCCCCAGGAAACCGATTGCGGCTGACTTTCCGGGCCCCGGCCTCCTCTCGGGACAGAACCACTGGCCTCCACAAGGGCTTCCTGGCCCTCTACCAAGCTGTAGAGGTGTCTACACCTATGG GTCCTCCTGACCACTGGTTTCCTACAGATGTGAACCATAGTCGTCGGCCCATCAGCCAGGCTAGTGGGGCCTCTAAGGCCATTAGCACACGTGGAGATCCAGACCCCCTCAAGATCCAGAACCACTGCTGCCGGGAGCCCTATTATCAGGCAGTGCCAGCAG GGACACTCAACTGCACACGCCAGAATCCCTGGAAGGAGACACAGGATAGGAAGGAGCTTCCTCACTGTGTCCCTG tctgtggccGGCCCGTGGCCCCCATCGCCCAGAGCCAGGAGGCCGCCGGTTCCTCCAGAGCCAAGTTGGGGAACTTCCCCTGGCAAGCGTTCACCAGCATCTacggccgagggggcggggccctgcTGGGAGACAGGTGGATCCTCACTGCCGCCCACACCATCCATCCCAAGGACGGCGTCCTCCTCGGGAAGAACCGCAGCGTGCATGTGTTCCTGGGCCACACGAGCATCGACGAGATGCTGCGGCGGGGGAGCCACCCGGTGCGCCGAGTGGTGGTGCACCCGGACTACCGCCAGCACGAGTCCCGCAACTTCGACGGGGACCTGGCGCTCCTGGAGCTCCAGCGCCGCGTGCCGCTCGGGCCCAGCCTGCTCCCCGTCTGCCTGCCCGAGCGCGAGGCCCTCTACCGCAGCGGCGTGTGGGGCTACGTCAGCGGCTTCGGCGTGGACCTGGGCTGGTTAACCACTGAGCTCAAGTACTCGAGGCTGCCCGTCGCCCCGCGAGCCGCCTGCCAGGCCTGGCTCCAAGACAAGCAGAGATCCGAGGTGTTTTCTGCCAACATGTTCTGCGCTGGGGATAAGATGAGGCAGCAGAGCGTCTGCCAGGGGGACAGTGGCGGCGTCTATGTGGTATGGGATGAGCGTGCCCATCACTGGGTGGCCACGGGCATCGTCTCCTGGGGCATCGGGTGTGGCAAGGGCTATGGCTTCTACACCAAAGTGCTCAACTACCTGGACTGGATCAAGGGAGTGATGGATGGGAAGGACTGA